One genomic segment of Camelus bactrianus isolate YW-2024 breed Bactrian camel unplaced genomic scaffold, ASM4877302v1 HiC_scaffold_26, whole genome shotgun sequence includes these proteins:
- the LOC141576719 gene encoding guanylate-binding protein 6-like, whose protein sequence is MVSQDQLDPKFQEQTKNFCSYIFADARTKTLTEGIMVTGKGLRTLVVTYVDNINSRAVPRLENAVTTLAQLENSAAIQKADNHYSEQMAQRVSFPTDMLQELLEVHAACEREAPAVFMEHSFKEDKQELQRNLVVICFSIYRMSPPLEERNLEMLLPVPWLISHSRIK, encoded by the exons ATGGTATCTCAAGACCAACTGGatcctaaattccaggagcaaacaaaaaatttctgttcttacatcttcgctgatgcaaggaccaagaccctcacagaaggaatcatggtcactgggaaag ggctgaggactctggtTGTGACCTACGTGGATAATATCAATAGCAGAGCAGTACCTCGCTTGGAGAATGCAGTGACaactctggcccagctggagaactcagctgccattcagaaggcagacaaccactacagcgagcagatggcccagcgagtgagcttccccacagacatgctgcaggagctgctggaggtgcacgctgcctgtgagagggaagcccctgcagtcttcatggagcactccttcaaggaagacaagcaGGAGTTACAGAGGAATCTTGTTGTAATCTGTTTTAGTATTTACCGTATGTCGCCTCCCCTTGAAGAACGAAACCTAGAAATGTTGTTACCGGTCCCATGGCTCATCTCTCACTCAAGGATAAAGTAG